The window CTAATTTGATCCAACACCCGACGTACCTTATGAGGTGACATCCGGATATAACGAGCGATCGCTTTAACTTCTGGTGCAGTCGTAGTAACCATTTATCTCTCCTCAAGGCTGCCTGTGACGAATCAATTCACAAAACACGCCAATTTCCCTTAACTTAGCGACGAGCTTTTTTATCGCTCTTTTCATGACCTCGGAAAGTACGGGTCGGCGCAAATTCACCTAACTTGTGCCCTACCATTTGTTCCGTTACGTAAACGGGAACATGCTGTCGTCCGTTATGTACTGCAATCGTATGACCGATCATTTGAGGAATGATTGTGGATGCACGCGACCAAGTTTTGACGACTTGCTTGTCACCCTTTTCATTGAGTACCTCAATCTTCCGTAGAAGGTGATCCGCGACAAAAGGACCTTTTTTTAGAGAACGGGACATAGAGCGTTTACCTATCTATCAATCTCAACAGATGTCATTTGCGTTAAGCGTTCCGACCGCCTCTACCGCGCTTCGAAGAACGACGACGACCGCGAACAATCAATGCGCTGCTAGCCTTACGACGATTACGCGTTTTCCGTCCAAGTGCTGGCTTACCCCAAGGAGTGACCGGGCTGGGACGTCCAATTGGAGCCCGACCTTCACCTCCACCATGAGGGTGATCAACAGGGTTCATAACGCTACCCCGTACCTCTGGACGTTTGCCTAACCAACGCTTACGACCCGCCTTCCCTAAGGTGACGTTTCTCGAGTCTGAGTTTCCAACTTGACCAATCGTCGCGTAGCACTCTCGACGTACCATTCGAACTTCACTCGATGGGAGCTTCAACGTGACGAAATTTCCTTCTTTCGCAACTACCTGTGCAGAGGCACCCGCCGCACGAACCATCTGGCCGCCACGCCCTGGAATTAACTCAACATTATGAACGATGGTACCCAGAGGGACATTGCCTAAAGGCATCGCATTACCAATCTCATAAGGAACCGCAGAACCTGCGATGATTTTGTCGCCTACCTTCAACCCATCAGGATAAAGAATGTAACGCTTCTCGCCGTCCTCATAGTGAAGCAACGCAATGCGAGCGTTGCGATTGGGATCATATTCGATCGCAGCAACCTTAGCCGGAACATTATGCTTATTCCGATGAAAGTCAATAACCCGATAGAGACGCTTATGACCGCCGCCGCGATGACGACACGTAATTACGCCGCGATTATTGCGGCCCTTGCGCCGATGAGAATAACGAACTAGAGATTTTTCAGGCTCAGTTTTCGTGATTTCGCTAAACTCTGAAACGGTACGTTCACGCGTTCCGGGCGTGTAAGGTCGGTAAAAGCGAATGCCCATTGTTCAAACTCTTCTTTGCAAATTAACAGCAGGGTCTTGGATCGTTGGAGACGTTTCTATACGTCAGGGAAGAGGGTAATGGAATCGCCCTCAGCTAGGGTTACAACAGCTCTCTTATAATGAGGCTTGCGACCTGCAAAACGTCCAACTCGACGAGACTTCTCTGGTGGATTCTGGGTGTTGACCTTTGTAACCTTGACATCAAATAGCTCCTCAATAGCAGCCTTGATTTGAGTTTTAGTCGATCTCGGATCAACTTCGAAGGTGTACTTGTTATCTTCAAGAAGAATCGTTGCTTTCTCAGTGACGATTGGGCGGCGTACAAGGTCAGCGAACGAACGTGAATCATTAAACTTGATCACTGTAAACCTCCTGAATTTTGTCTAGAGCAGATGTAGTGACAACAATCCGATCAGCGGCTAAAAGGTCATAGACATTCAAGTTGGTTGCCAAGATTAGCT of the Synechococcales cyanobacterium T60_A2020_003 genome contains:
- a CDS encoding 50S ribosomal protein L23; translation: MIKFNDSRSFADLVRRPIVTEKATILLEDNKYTFEVDPRSTKTQIKAAIEELFDVKVTKVNTQNPPEKSRRVGRFAGRKPHYKRAVVTLAEGDSITLFPDV
- the rpsS gene encoding 30S ribosomal protein S19, with protein sequence MSRSLKKGPFVADHLLRKIEVLNEKGDKQVVKTWSRASTIIPQMIGHTIAVHNGRQHVPVYVTEQMVGHKLGEFAPTRTFRGHEKSDKKARR
- the rplB gene encoding 50S ribosomal protein L2, encoding MGIRFYRPYTPGTRERTVSEFSEITKTEPEKSLVRYSHRRKGRNNRGVITCRHRGGGHKRLYRVIDFHRNKHNVPAKVAAIEYDPNRNARIALLHYEDGEKRYILYPDGLKVGDKIIAGSAVPYEIGNAMPLGNVPLGTIVHNVELIPGRGGQMVRAAGASAQVVAKEGNFVTLKLPSSEVRMVRRECYATIGQVGNSDSRNVTLGKAGRKRWLGKRPEVRGSVMNPVDHPHGGGEGRAPIGRPSPVTPWGKPALGRKTRNRRKASSALIVRGRRRSSKRGRGGRNA